In the genome of Pseudomonas fluorescens, the window AACGGCAATTTTGGCATGCAGTTGAGCCTGAGTCCGGACTGGTACGGCGGCACCGTCGGTCTGGTGTATCGCCATCTGGACGAGATGCAGCCGTGGCCGGTCAATTTCGCGGTTGACCCGAGCGAAATCACTGGCCTGCGCTTCCATCAGGTGTACAACCGTGGTGTCGACCTTTTCGGCGCCTTCACCAACTTCAGTTGGCAGGACATCAGTTGGGGGGCAGAGGTTTCCTATCGCCGTGGCACTGCGCTGGATAGCACCGGGGGGCCGCTGCCAAATGGCAGCCTCGACGGTGCGACCGGCAATACCTGGCATGCCCTGCTCAATACCCAGGCGTCGATGCCAGTGTTGCCGTTGTACGACACCGGGGTCGTGGTTGCGGAGCTCTCCTACACCTATCTGGACAAGGTGACGCACAATCAATCTGTCTACAACGAGTGTGTCGACGACCTGGACGGCCCTGGCTGCGGCAGTCGCGACGCCAGCAGCTTCTCGTTGATCCTGCTGCCAACCTGGTTGCAGGTACTGCCTGGCGTCGACCTGACCGGCAGCCTGATCTTGGCCGGCTACGGCCTGCACGGCAATTCACCGGTCCCGACAGGGTCTGCGGAGCGCGCATATGCCTGGTCGACCGGCGTCACTGCCGACATCAACATGCGGTACAAGGTTGGCCTCCTCTACTCGGATGCCGGAGATGCCGAAGAGCGCCTCGGTGCGATGGGCAGTACGGACCGCGGTCGTATCACCCTGACTTTCCAAACCAGTCTGTAAGGTCCTTGCGCCCCGGCGGGGCGGGAGGGGTTGCGCGTGCTCGTGGGGGCGCGCCCAAAGAGGAGAAAAAGATGAAAATCAGTCAAGTCGCCTTGTCATTTGCGTTGTCCCTGCCGCTGTCGATGTCTGCTCTGGCCACTGTTTCCACCGAGGAAGCCGCGCAGCTCGGTGGTGACAAACTGACCGGTATCGGCGCCGAGCGGGCGGGAAGTGCCGATGGCAGCATTCCGGCCTGGACGCCGAACTGGAAGGGGCCGGACATGCCCCAGGCGGGCGGGATCTACCCCGATCCCTTTCCCGGCGAAAAACCGCAGTACAGCATCAGTGCGGCCAACATGGCGCAGTATGCGGACAAGCTCAGCGAGGGCACCAAGGTGCTGCTCTCCCGCTGGCCGGACTTCAAGGTCGAGGTCTATAAGAGTCATCGGGTAGTCGACTTCCCCGATTGGCTGAAGGAAGACACCGCCAAAAACGCCACCCGCGTGCAGAACACGAGCGACGGCTCCGATCTGAACGGCGCCATGGGGGGCTATCCGTTCCCGATTCCCAAGAGCGGCGCCGAGGTGATCTGGAATCACAACCTGCGCTACTACGGACCGGCCTATCGCTCCACGTTCTCGGGTTATCTGATCGACTCGTCGGGTAATCGCGTCATGACCCATGAGTTGGAGAACTATACGGAGTCGCCTTATCACGAGCGCCCGGATGAACCTGCCCAGTACTTCCAGCGCCGTCTGAGCACCTATATCGGTCCGCCGCGCAGCGTGGGTGAAAAGTCGCTCAACTATATGGTGACGAACTTCAAGAAGGATGGGCGCAACAAGAACTGGATCTACAACCAGGGGCAGCGTCGTGTGCGCCTGACTCCGGACTTCGGCTACGACATCCCGATGGCCATGGCCGGCGGGGCGTATTTTTTCGACGAGCTCGGGATGTGGGAGGGGCAACTGGACCGCTTCGACTTCAAGCTGGTTGGCAAGAAAGAGATGCTGGTTCCGTACAACAACTACAAGTTCATCATGCATAGCTCGCCCGAGCTGGCCTATGGCAAGCAGTTTGCCAACCCTGATCTGGTTCGCTGGGAACCCCATCGTGTCTGGGTAGTAGAGGCGACGCTGAAGCCGGGAATGCGCCATGCACAGAGTAAGAAGGTGTTCTACGTGGATGAGGACAGCTGGTCGATCGTTCTCTACGAGGGCTACGACCAGGCCGGGAAGATGATGCGTTCAGCCCAGGGCCTCCTGACCTACGACTGGAATACCAAGTCCGTGCCTAACACGCCGATGATCATCTACGACTTGGGAAAGGGGCAGTACGGCAGCTCCATGCATCTGGCGGGTGGTTCTGGTTACATTCGTATTCCGCGCTGGCCCAACAGCAAGATGACACCGGACTCCATGGCGGGCAGCGGCATTCGTTGAATGCGCGGTGGCATCGACATCCGGTGCCACACCCCGTCACCTCCTCAGCGACACCGGCCGGTGTCGCTTTTTTATGTGCGCCGCCTGGCCGGGCTCATCGTATCTACCCGTGCCGCGGGCCTGCGCCTGGACGGTCTTTCCAGTTTCCATTCGCCCGGTTGACCAATACGCGTTTTTTTTCAAGGCCTACTACAGATGGGGCATGCCGGGCAGCAGGTTTTTCCCGAGACTGAAGTCATGCCTGACCGGGCTGTCGCCGGGTCAAAGGGCAAAGCAGCAAGCTGAACAATAACAACAGCAGACTTGATCTTGCGGAGAACAACATGTGTGCAAAGAGGACTGCCTTTGCCAGTTCGGGTATCACCTCAACGGGCCTGAAGCTGGCGTCAGGGGCAATGCTGGCACTGGCATTATCCCTGTCCGCGCTCTCCGTGACCGCCAAGAGCTTCGTCGATCCCCTTGATCAGCCGGCCAGTACGGTACTCCAGGCCGCGCAGAAACCCCTGCGGGATATCGTCAATACCGGCAAGCGCCTGATCGCGGTCGGCGACAACGGGCTGATCATTTTTTCCGACGACCAGGCAGGCACTTGGCGCCAGGCGCAGGTCCCGGTCAGCGTCGACTTCAATGCGGTGCATTTCGCCGACGAGCAGCACGGCTGGGCGGTCGGCCACGGCGCAGTCATCCTCCACAGCAGCGATGGCGGCGAGACCTGGACGAAGCAGCTCGACGGGCGCCAGCTCGAGACCCTGGTTGTCGATTACTTCAAGAACAAGTCCGGCCTGGAGCCTGCGCAAGCCGAAAGCTACCTGTCCGCAATCCTCTCCATGAGCCGGCCGGGCCCCGGCCAGTTCTTCATGGGCGTGTGGTTCGACGAGTCTGGCAGCAACGGCTTTGCCGTCGGCCCCTTCGGTCTGATCGTCGGCAGCCACGATGGCGGCAAGACCTGGCAGCCCTGGAATACCCGGATCGACAACAACGACCTGCTGCACCTGACCGCCATCGGCGAGGTGGGCGGGCGACTGTTCATCACCGGCGAGCGTGGCCATGTCTGGAGCCTGGACCCCGGCACGGGTCGCTTCAGCGCTCTGCAGACAGGTTACGAGGGCACCCTGTTCGGTATCACCGGTGGTCAGGGGGCGCTGTTGGCCTATGGGCTGCGCGGCCATGTGTTCCGCAGTGCCGATGAGGGGCACACCTGGTCCCCGGTGAAGAGTGATTTAACTACCGGGGTGGTCGCCGGTGCCGCCCTGTCTGGTCGAGGAGTGGTGCTGGTCAGCCAGTCCGCGCAGGTAGCCATGAGCCGCGATCAAGGGGGCACTTTCACGGCACTCGACATCCAGCGCCCAAGCCTGTTTTCCGGGGTGGTGGGGGTGTCCGACCACCAGTTGGCACTGGTTGGCCTGAATGGCGTCACCACCATGAATCTCAAGTAGAGCCGGGCCGGAAGGGGAGCGCGTGCTCAATCGGGCCTGACTCAGAGGAAAGACAAAATGGCCAAATCCCAGGATAACAATGCGACACCGGTAATGCAGGATCGCGCTCAGTTCGATGTCCGCTCCGGAAACTTCATCGAGCGACTGATCTTCAACAATCGCCTGTTCTTCGTGTTGCTATGTTTTATTCTCACGGTGCTGCTGGGCTACAAGGCCACCGACCTGCGCATCAACGCGAGCTTCGAGCGAATGATGCCGAGCTCCCATGAGTTCATCCGCAACTACCTGAACAACAAGATAGACCTCGCGGCATTGGGCAACTCCGTACGCGTCATGGTGGAGAACCCGCGCGGGTCCATCTATGACCCCGCCTACCTGCAGGCGCTCCAGGAGATCAACGACAAGATCAACCTGGCGCCCGGGGTTGACCGCGCCTGGATGCGTTCGCTGTGGATGCCGGCGGTACGCTGGAACGAGGTCACCGAGGTTGGCATGGAAGGCGGCCCGGTCATGCCTAACGACTACGACGGTTCGCCTGAGCAGCTGCAGCAGCTGCAGGCGAACGTGTTGCGCGGCAACCTGATCGGCGACCTGGTGTCCCTGGACATGCGCTCCTCGGTAATCCAGGTGCCATTGATAGACAAGGATCCGGTCACCGGTGACGCGTTTGACTACCGGCAGTTCGCGACCTTCCTGGAGAAAGAGATTCGTGGGCAGTACGAGGTGCCTGGTGCCGATGGCCAGCCCAAGGTGCGTGTCCATATCATCGGCTTCGCCAAACTGGTGGGCGACCTGATCGACGGACTGACGCTGGTCATGGGCTTCTTCGCCGCCTCAGCCGTGATCGTGGCGCTGATCATCTTTGGCTACACCCACTGCCTGCGCAGCACATTGCTGCTGCTGATGGCTTCGCTTGGCAGCGTGGTCTGGCTGCTCGGTCTGATGCAGCTGCTGGGTTACCAAATCGATCCTTACTCCATCCTGGTACCGTTCCTGATCTTCGCTATTGGCATGTCCCATGGCGCCCAGAAGATGAACGGAATCATGCAGGACATCGGCCGTGGCACCGACAAGTATGTGGCCGCCCGCTATACCTTTCGCCGCCTGTTCATCGCCGGGCTGTCGGCCCTGCTGGCCAACGTCTTCGGCTTCGCCGTCCTGATGGTGATCGACATCCCGGTGATCCGCGACCTGGCCATTACCACCAGCATCGGTGTCTGCGTGCTGATCTTCACGCAGCTGATTATGGTGCCAGTGATGCTCTCCTACCTGGGCGTCAGCCAGTCGGCGGCACGGCGCAGCGTACGCAACGAAGTCGAGGGCGCGCGGGCAGGCGGTGGCCGGTTTTTCGAAGCCATCGGCACGCGGATGGTGAAATGCACCAGACCGGGACATGCCCATGTGCTGGTACTGCTGTCGCTGCTGGTGGGCATCGGCGCTTACCAGGTGCGTTCCGGGCTGCAGATCGGCGATCTGGATGCCGGGGCACCGGAGCTTCGTCCCGAGTCTCGTTACAACCGTGACGTGGCGTTCTTCAACCAGAGTTTTGGCCGCTCCACCGATCAGTTCGCCGTGATCGTCAAGACCAGGCCGGGCGGCTGCTCCACCTTCGAGACCCTGACCGAGCTCGACCGCCTCGCCCAGATGTTGCGCGACGTACCCGGCGTGCAGTCGGTCGCCAGCCTGGCCAGTTCCGTGCGCTTCATCAATGCCAGCTATGGCGAGGCGAACCCGAAGTGGATGAGCATCCCGCGCCAGGATGAAGTGGCGGCACAGGCCTCACAGATCGCATCCGTGCAATCGCCGGAGCTGGCCAACTTCAGCTGTTCTGTATCGCCGGTCATCGCCTATCTGTCCGACCACCGCGCCGGGACGCTGCAGGGCGTGGTGGACGCCGTAAAAACCTTTGCAGTGAAACACAACAGCGACGACCGCCAGTTCCTGCTGGCGGCGGGTCCTGCAGGCATCGAAGCCGCGACCAATCAGGTCGTTGCCGACGCCAGCCTGACGGTACTGCTGTTGCTCTACGCTTCGGTGGTGCTGCTCTGCCTGATCGCTTTCCGCAGCTGGCGCGCTGTGCTGGTGGCGCTGATACCGCTGATCATCACTTCGCTGCTGTGCGAAGCACTCATGGTGGTAATGGGGATCGGTGTGAAGATCGCGACCTTACCGGTCATTGCCCTGGGGGTGGGCGCCGGCGTGGACTATGCCCTCTACCTGATCAGCGTACAGCTGACCCTGCAACGGCGCGGTGCGAGTCTGGAAGAGGCCTATGCCGGCGCCCTGCGCTTTACTGGCAAGGTCGTAGCACTGGTCGGTTTGACACTGGCGACCGGTGTGCTGACCTGGGTGTTCTCGCCGATCAAGTTCCAGGCCGACATGGGCATCCTGCTGACCTTCATGTTTCTCTGGAACATGCTCGGGGTTCTCGTGCTGACTCCGGCGCTGTCGTACTTCCTGCTGCGTGGTGAGACTCGCCAGCCGGCGGTCGACAAGGTTGCAGAGCAGGCCGTAGCTGACGCGGAACGATCCGCACAGTCCCTCAAGGAAGCGGGGCGTCAGTCGGCCTTGACCGGCCGCTAGCAAGACGTTTCGCAACCGGTGGGCGATGTCGCTCCCCGGGCAAAGTCAACAATGACAACAAGGTACCTGTTATGACCCTTGCATCTCGCTTCCAGAACAAGAACATCATCGTTACCGGCGGTGCGTCCGGTATTGGCCGGGCGACCGTGATCCGACTGGTGTCCGAAGGGGGCACGGTGCTTGCCGTTGACCTCGACGAGGCTGGCCTGCAGGAAACCCTGGCGCAGGCCAATGCGCTGGAGAAGGGTGGCCGGGCGTTCGCGGCAAGGCTGTCGATCACCGACGAACAGGCGGTGCGCAGCACGGTGCAGAACTTCGCCCAGGAACACGGCAGTCTGGATGTGCTGGTCAACATGGCGGGGGTGCTGTGCTCCACGCATACCACCGACACCTCCTTCGAAGACTTCATGCGGGTCGTCCAGACCAACCTGGGCGGTACCTTCCTCTTCTGCCGTGAAGCCTTGCCCTTCCTTCTGGAAAGCAAGGGCAACATCGTCAACGCGGCCTCCACCTCGGCCTTCTTCGGCCATGCCTACATGGCCGCCTACTCGGCCAGCAAGGGCGGTGTGGCAGCGCTGACCCAGGCGCTCTCGCGCGAGTACATCAAGCGTGGTGTACGCGTTAACGCCGTGGCGCCGGGCGGGATTGCCACGCCTATGGTGGCGGCTCAGGCGCAGAGCTTCCCGCCCGGAGCCGATCTCTCCCTGTACATGCACCTGACTCGCCCGGATCGAAAACTGGGTGAGCCTCAGGAGGTGGCGGGTGCGATTGCCATGCTGGCGTCTGCCGACGGCGCTTTCGTCAATGGGGCGATCCTGCGAATCGATGGCGGCACTCACGGTTGATGGGGGTGGTGAGCTGACTCAGTCCGGTTGCACCAGTTGCAATCGTTGCGTCATGGGTATCTATGACCCCAACGGAGTGCGCTGTGTGCTGAACGCACCGAATGACCCGACCCTGGCGAGGCGACCAGCGGCAGATTGACCATAAGATCAGTTAGGCGTAAATAATTTCAAACTAACAAAAACAATAACAGGAGGTTAATGAGATGCATGCCGTGAAAATGCCTCGTGCAGGCGCAAGCTCCAGACTCGACCTGATTGAAATTTTGAACACTCTTCCCTCTACCATACCCCGCCCGGAGCTGGCCGCGCTGACGGCCGAGGACCTGGCTGTCGAAGCCGCGCTCGGGATTGTCGACCAGAGTCGCATGATCCTCTCGATCTACCAGGGGGTACTGGGTCGAGAGCCTTGGCGCGAAACGACCCAGCACCTGGGCGCCTATATGTCGTCCACTGCGATCATGGTGATTCGGCCATCTTCCAGCACGGATCTTGGCTTTCTGGTCTGCCATCCCCGCCATCCGGAAATCGAGCATGCCTATCGTGCCCATTTCTGGACTCAGGATCCGTTTCTCGAGATACCCATCGATCAGGTGCTCACTATCGATGAGCACCTCGGGGCGGACAATTGGCTTTCCTCGGAGTTCTATCAGCGCATTATCGGCGAGGGCGGAGCGCGTTACGGCCTGGGCATCAACATAGTCTCCGAGAATGGCACCTTGTGCCGTATCCGCCTGTACCGCCTGCCCGAGCAACCCGCGTTCACCCAGGTGGACAAGGATCGCCTGCGCGAGCTGGTTGCTCATTTCCGGAAGGCGTTGAGCCTGGCGGCCCGGCTCGAGTGCCAAGCGACGCAGAGCGAGTTGTACGAAGGGGCACTGGACCGGCTGCACATTGGTGCGATCGTGCTCGACGAGAATCAAAAGGTGCTGCGCTGCAACCATGTGGCCCAGTCGCTGCTCAATGACAGCGATGGCCTGAAGCGGGCGGGAAATGGTGTGGAAGCCTACTACCGCAACGAGCGCAGCATGCTCCAGGAGCTCATCAACTCGGCGGGCCCGGCGGCGCAGGTGATGTCCATCTCCCGGGCTTCCGGCAAACGCAAGCTGGGGCTGGTGGTCAGGAGCATCCCCCTGCGCGAGGGGTCCGAAGGTAAAGGTCGCCCGGCCTGGATGATCTTCGTCTGTGACCCGGATGCACAAACCACGGCGCCGCGTGAAATCATGCGCCAGGTGTTCGAGTTCACCCCCGCCGAAGCGAACCTGGCGATGGAGCTGGCCAACGGGCTGTCGCTGGACGAGGCGGCAGAGTTGCTGGGTATCCGGCGTAACACCGCGCGCACGCACCTGCGCGCGATCTTCGCCAAAGCCGGGGTGACTCGGCAGGCGGAGCTGGTCAGGCTGGTGCTCAATGGGGTGATCTGCCTTTCGACTCCCAGCCCGGCGGGCTAGCGGGTAGACGGGGGCGACACGGCGTCAACTTCGGCCCGCGCCCGCCTGCATACAACCACCTCGCAGTATCGGCAAGGACGCGGTGCGCGCGCTCACGCGCACCGCTGCCATGACCAATCCCTTCATCTCGAAATCCCGTCCCCGAGGTTATCGGCCAGCAGGGCAGGGCTTCCCTGTCCGGTTGGCAGCCGCCGTCGATGAACTGCTCCTGGCATTGTCCGGTGGCTTTTCGCAGCGAACTAAATTTGAACGTCTACTGCATGCGGATCATGCGCAGCGCGCGGTTGCCGCAGCATAGTCAGGCCATAACAACATGTGGAGAACGGTTATGTCCTTGCAAGCAGAAACTTCTCGATCACCGATTCCGGTGGGCCATTTCATCGAGGTCGGTGATTCCTATCGCCTGCATTGTCACGAAGTTGGCCAAGCCTCGGCGGAGCGCCCGACGCTGGTCTTCCTGCACGGCAGTGGTCCAGGCGCGAGCGGTTACAGCAACTTCCACCTGAATTTCCCGTTCTTCGCCGAGCAGGGCTTTCACGTGCTGATCCCGGATCTCCTGGGTTACGGGCTTTCGGACAAGCCGCAAGACATCCACTACACCTCCACCTTGCAAGTGGAGCTGCTGCACGAGCTGCTGAGCAAGAAGAACGTGCACCGTACGGTGCTGATCGGCAATTCCATGGGGGGGGCCATCGCCTTCCAGTACGGCCTGACCTACCCGCAGCAGATCAGCAAGCTCGTGGTAATGGGCCCGGGCGGGGTCGAGGAGCCTGCATTATGGGCCGCCCAGATGAGCGGGCTGCGCTGCATGGGCGCCTTGATCCAGGGGCGCAAGACCGATCGCGAGTCCTTTCGTGAGCTGCTGCATCACATAGTTGCCTCGCCGCAGACGATCACTGAGGACGTAATCGATTCGCGCCTGCCGATCTGGCTCGAACAGCCCCTGGCGGTGTACGCCACGATAAAGGTCGAGGTGCTCACCGAACGCCTGGCCGAGCTGAAGATGCCAGTGCTGTGCCTGTGGGGGCAGAAGGACAACTTCCTGCCGGTGCGCCATGCCCTGATCGTCGCGGAGCAGGTCGAGGATGTGCGGGTGGTGATCTCCGGCCGCTCCGGGCACTGGTTCATGCTCGAGGAACCGGACTACTTCAACCGGGAAGTGCTGGATTTCCTCGGCTGAGTCAGGGGGTGCTCGCCAGTCGGGGAGCACGTGATGGAGCTCGTCTCCGTTGCTAGCGCAAGAGTTGAAGTTATGTCGACGTCCCTTTATCTCCGGCTCCAGGTGGCCGAGGTCATCGAGGAAACGCACGATAGCAAGTCGATCGTGTTTGCCTCTCCCGTGGAGCCGCGGGCATTCGCTTACAAGCCGGGCCAGTTCTTGACTCTGCGCATCCCTGTCCAGGGGCAGAGCATCGCCCGATGCTATTCGCTGGCTAGTGCGCCGGCGGTGGACGCTGCACTGAAGGTCACCATCAAGCGTGTACGCGATGGTCTGGGTTCCAACTGGATCTGCGACAACCTGCGCGCCGGTGACGTCTTGGAGGTATTGCCGCCAGCCGGGGTGTTCTGTCCGGCTTCTCTGGATGTCGATTTTCTGCTGTTCGCCGGCGGCAGCGGCATCACGCCGGTGATGTCGATTATCAAGTCCTGCCTGCACCAGGGTAGCGGTCGGGTTCAGCTGTTCTACGCCAACCGCGATGAGCGCTCGGTGATCTTCCGCGATGAGTTGCAGCAACTGGGGCGTGCTTACCCGCAACGCCTCACGGTCATGCACTGGCTGGAGTCAGTTCAGGGGTTGCCGACAGCGGCGCAGCTGGCCGGCGTCTGCCACGGGCGCCTGGATGCGTACGCCTTCGTCTGTGGCCCCGGCCCCTTCATGGATGCCGTGGAGCAGACGCTGCTTGACCTGAACGTGGAGCGCAGCCGGATTCATGTCGAGCGTTTTGTTTCGCTGAGCAGCGACCCCGGCGTCCTGGCCGATGCCCCTGCAGCGGCAGCCGACGGCCCACGGGTTGAACTCATGGCGCAGCTCGACGGCGAGCATCACGTGCTGCCCTGGAGTCCGGATGTCGATCTGCTGGATGCCTTGCTCGGGGCAGGGGTCGGTGCGCCCTTTTCCTGTCGCGAGGGGCGCTGCAGTGCCTGCATGTGCCGGGTGGCGGAGGGCGAGGTGAGCATGCGTAGCAACGAGGTGCTGAGTGCCGTCGATCTGGCCGAGGGCTGGGTGCTGGCCTGCCAGGCTCGACCACTGAGCGACAAGGTCTCGGTCAGCTTCGACGGCTGACGTTTGGGTGAAAAACAAGAAACATCATTAGGGAGAGGCTCATGAGCATCAATCAATTCGCTTACGCGGTAGTCGAGTCCACTGATATCGAAAAGTGGCGCTTCTTTGGCAGCCAGATTATCGGCCTGGCCGAAGAGTCGGGCGAGGATGGCGCGCTGTATCTGAAGGCCGATGGCCGCCGCTATCGCATCCTGGTGGTGCCGGGGGCGAGGGACGGCCTTTATGCGGCGGGCTGGGAGACTGCCTCCGAGGAGCAGTATCTCGCGTCGAGAGAATCGCTCGTCAGGGCGGGTGTGGAGATCGTCGAGTCGACACCGTTGGATCGACATCTTCGTTGCGTCACCGGGATGTTTTCCTTCGTGGACCCGTCCGGGAACCGGCAAGAGGTGACCTGGGGACCGATCTCGGACTTCGCGCCCTTCGTTTCGCCGGTCGGCGTCGAGCGTTTCGTCACCGGTCCCATGGGTATGGGGCACGTGGTGCTGCCGTCGATGAAGTTCGAAGAATCGAAGCAGTTCTGGACCGACGTCTGCGGATTCCAGCTGTCCGACATGCTGCATGTCCAGCTCTCGCCCGAGTACCGGGCGCGCATCCACTTCCTGCACTGCAACCCACGCCAGCACAGCCTGGCGCTGGCCGAGATGCCCCAGCCCAGTGGCTGCGTGCACATCATGATGGAGGTGCCCGGGCTCGATGATGTGGGTCGCGCGCTGGACCGCATCGCCCGGCACAAGGTCCCGCTGGCGGCCACGCTTGGACGCCATGTCAACGACGATATGGTTTCGTTCTACGTCTGGACGCCGGGCGGCTTCGCCCTGGAGTTCGGCTGCGGCGGCATGGTTGTGGACTGGGAGAACGATCACACGGTTTTCGAAACGACCCGTGGCAGCCATTGGGGACACCAGTGGGCCGCGCCGCCGGCCTCGTGATTTAGCGCCATCTACTCCTGATGCAGGGCGCGCCGGGGGCCTTTTGTTGTGGAACATGAGCCTGTGGCCACCCTTGCGCCAAAGCGGGATTCACTACTTGGGAAGTCGAGAACAATGCAAACAGTCGAGATGAAACAGCCTGCCGCGAACATTCCCGGCAGCGAAGAGCTGATCGCCCGAGCCCGGGCCCTGGTTCCGGTGTTGCGCGAGCGAGCGGTGCTGGGCGACGAGAACCGCCGTCTGCCGCAGGAGACCATTGCCGACCTGCAGGCCGCAGGGCTGTTCCGCGTCCTGCAGCCCAAGCGCTATGGCGGCTACGAGATGAGTCCCAAGGTGTTCTACGACATCGTCATGACCCTGGCCGAAGGCGACATGTCGGTGGGCTGGGTCTACTCGGTGGTCGCGGTACATGCGTGGCAGATGGCGCTGTTCGATGACCGTGCGGCGCAGGAAGTATGGGGTGAGGACAGCAATGTCCGGATCTCTTCTTCCTATATGCCCACGGGTCGTGCCAAGCCTGTCGAGGGTGGTTTCCTGTTCAGCGGGCGCTGGGGCTACTCCAGTGGTTGCGACCACTGCGACTGGGTGTTCCTCGGTGGCCTGGTGGAAACTGCCGAGGGGCAACCTGTTGATGCGCGCACCTGGCTGATTCCACGCAAGGACTACGAAATCGTCGATACCTGGCATACCGCGGGCCTGAAGGGGACCGGTAGCAAGGATATCGTCATCAAGGATGCCTTTGTGCCGGAGTACCGCACGCACAAGATGATCGACGGCTTTACCTGCAACAGCCCCGGCAACCAGATGAATACCGCGGCGCTGTATCGCATGCCATTCGGCCAGGTATTCAGCCGGGCGGTGTCCACGGCCTCGATCGGGGCGTTGCGCGGCATGGTCGACAGCTTCGTGGAGACCGCCAAGACCCGTGTCAACGTCGTGGGTGCCAAAACCAGCGACGACTCGGTAGCGCAGCTGGCGATCGCTGAAGCGATCAACACCATCGACGAGCTGACCCTGGTGCTCAAGCGCAACTTCGAGGCGCTCGAAGGTTAT includes:
- a CDS encoding VOC family protein; the encoded protein is MSINQFAYAVVESTDIEKWRFFGSQIIGLAEESGEDGALYLKADGRRYRILVVPGARDGLYAAGWETASEEQYLASRESLVRAGVEIVESTPLDRHLRCVTGMFSFVDPSGNRQEVTWGPISDFAPFVSPVGVERFVTGPMGMGHVVLPSMKFEESKQFWTDVCGFQLSDMLHVQLSPEYRARIHFLHCNPRQHSLALAEMPQPSGCVHIMMEVPGLDDVGRALDRIARHKVPLAATLGRHVNDDMVSFYVWTPGGFALEFGCGGMVVDWENDHTVFETTRGSHWGHQWAAPPAS
- a CDS encoding flavin-dependent monooxygenase, whose translation is MQTVEMKQPAANIPGSEELIARARALVPVLRERAVLGDENRRLPQETIADLQAAGLFRVLQPKRYGGYEMSPKVFYDIVMTLAEGDMSVGWVYSVVAVHAWQMALFDDRAAQEVWGEDSNVRISSSYMPTGRAKPVEGGFLFSGRWGYSSGCDHCDWVFLGGLVETAEGQPVDARTWLIPRKDYEIVDTWHTAGLKGTGSKDIVIKDAFVPEYRTHKMIDGFTCNSPGNQMNTAALYRMPFGQVFSRAVSTASIGALRGMVDSFVETAKTRVNVVGAKTSDDSVAQLAIAEAINTIDELTLVLKRNFEALEGYAERGEVPPIEERVKYRFQASYPPERVAELASRLFKAAGGAAVYTRNPYGRFLADINVCRQHAANQFQMFGTNWAKVQLGQQSLDFFL